DNA from Sulfolobus islandicus Y.N.15.51:
AATTAAAAAAAGAAGATCTTTCTCCCCATCAACTGGGGAGTTTTTTTGAGCCATTTCAACTAAACTCATTTTCTTCATTCTACATAGTATGCAGAGAGATATTTAAACTTTTGCATTCAACATAGAGTGCAGAGAATCTCAAATAAAAAAATGTTATTTACCAATCTCTTTTAGAGTATCGTTTAATTCTAATAATTTTTCAACTACAACCTTGCCAGTCTCCGTTAACTTCACTACCTTCTTAGCAGTTCCTACTGAAGTTTTTTCTTCTCTCACCACTATTAACCCATTCTCTTCTAAAATCGGTATCCATTTCTGGATTGTATGCCGTCGTCAACAGTTTCCGATAAACCGTGAAGTTTATATACTTTGTATGTAAGTTTAACTACAATGCTGAAACCTAAGGAAGTGTGCCAAAAACTAGGAATATCATACCGCACACTACAGAGCTATGTTAAGAAGGGTTACATAAAACCCGTGATACTACAGAGTGGAAAATGGAGGTTTAAAGAAGAGGATGTCGAAAGACTCATGGGGGTTGTTAGGAAGAGGAAAGTAGTATTATACGCTAGGGTATCATCAAACACACAGAAAGACGACTTAATAAACCAAGTTAAGTACCTGGAGGAGAACGTTAAGGACTACGACCAAGTAATAACAGACATTGGTTCTGGGTTGAACATGAAGAGAAAAGGATTCCTCAAGCTATTGAGAATGATACTAAACAACGAAGTATCGAAAGTTGTCATAGCCTACCCAGACAGACTAGTTAGGTTCGGCTTTGAAATAATAGAGGAGGCATGCAAAGCACACAACTGCGAGCTCGTGGTATTAAATAAGGAGGACAAAACACCAGAGCAGGAACTAATCGAAGATTTGATCTCTATACTGGTATCATTTAGCGGAAAGTTGTATGGTATGAGGAGCCATAAATATGAGAAGGTGAAGAAGTGTGTCGAAGAGCTTAAGGCTTAAATCATTCCAACCGGAGGAGGAATACGTTTACCTAACTTACTCCCTGAAGAATAATAAGAAGGTGAAGAGCAAGATATTACTAGAGAACTATAAACACCTACTACAGAAGGCTTTAGACTGGTTATGGGAGAGGACTAAGATAGAGAGGAAGGAGGTCAAGAAGGGCAAGAAAATTTTCGCTAAGGTTAAAGTAACCTTGCCAAAGAAAAAGGAAGTTTACAAGGTGTTGAGGGATGAGTTAGAGAAGGTTAACAATCTAGCTTCACATTACGTTGACAAAGCAATAAATGATGCTTACTCAATCTTGAATAGTTGGAGGAGGAGGGCTGAAAAAGGACAAGCGTCATTAAGGAAACCTAGATTGAAGAAGGTTTACGTTAGGGTAAAGTCGACACTTAGAAAGGTTGAGGGTGAGAGTGTAAGGATTACAGTAAGACCTTACGAATACGTCACCTTCTCATGGTCTCACAAATGGTTTTCAAGGAGGGTTGAAGGGCTTGAGTTGGGTGAGCCAGTAATAAAGGAGGATAAAGTTCACCTACCATTTCGTTATAAGTTACCTTGGTTTACTCCCCTTGACTTTCTATCTATTGATAGTAACTTGTACACATTAGACGCTTACGATGGGGAGAAGTTCGTCACATTTTCTTTGAAGGAGTTGTATAGTTTGAAGTTCGGTATGGAGTTGAAGAGGAGTAAAATACAGTCCTTCGCTTCTAAACACGGTAGGAAGGGGA
Protein-coding regions in this window:
- a CDS encoding IS607-like element ISSis5 family transposase — its product is MLKPKEVCQKLGISYRTLQSYVKKGYIKPVILQSGKWRFKEEDVERLMGVVRKRKVVLYARVSSNTQKDDLINQVKYLEENVKDYDQVITDIGSGLNMKRKGFLKLLRMILNNEVSKVVIAYPDRLVRFGFEIIEEACKAHNCELVVLNKEDKTPEQELIEDLISILVSFSGKLYGMRSHKYEKVKKCVEELKA
- a CDS encoding RNA-guided endonuclease InsQ/TnpB family protein yields the protein MSKSLRLKSFQPEEEYVYLTYSLKNNKKVKSKILLENYKHLLQKALDWLWERTKIERKEVKKGKKIFAKVKVTLPKKKEVYKVLRDELEKVNNLASHYVDKAINDAYSILNSWRRRAEKGQASLRKPRLKKVYVRVKSTLRKVEGESVRITVRPYEYVTFSWSHKWFSRRVEGLELGEPVIKEDKVHLPFRYKLPWFTPLDFLSIDSNLYTLDAYDGEKFVTFSLKELYSLKFGMELKRSKIQSFASKHGRKGKVLLRKYSHRERNRVLDYVHKFVNKLLGMYPLTMFAVEKLNKQSMFQDADDKLSKKVSRTVWRTIHRVLKYKAPLYGSFVKEVNPHLTSKSCPRCGWVSRKVGRIFKCERCGFTLDRQLNASLNIYLKMCGFPHLFLTPTGSRWIGVIPLKGRRGMNGALPRDSGEAQGLRIGYKFMKIQ